The Chitinophaga niabensis genome segment AGAAAGGGCTATCCTTTCTTCCGGTATCACTTATACTTTCCTGAGGAACAGTTTATACATGGAAATAATACCGCTGTTCATGGGCAATGCAATTGAAAGAGGACATTGGGAATATCCCGCCGGCAATGGTAAAGTGAGTTTTGTATCCCGCCTGGATATTGCGGAAGCGCTGGCGAACGTACTCACTGAGAAAGGGCATGAAAACAAAATATACGAGATCTCCGGTGGCAAGGCTTATACTTTCGCAGACACTGCCAGGCTGTTAAACATCAGCTACTCAGATGTACCGAATGCTTACCTTGAGAAAGGAATGGCTGCAGCACATTTGCCGGAAGAGCTGATCAGCTGTATGGTGAGCATGGTGGATGGTATCAGGGCCAATGAATTTGCTTATGTGGAAAAGGACCTGGAATACCTGCTGCGCCGCCGCCCTTTATCTTTCGAAAACTATCTTAGCAACCTTTAACCTAAATGATATGTACACACTCGACAGAATTATCTTAGTAGCTGCAACTACCACTACTGCCATGCTGGTTGGCCTTTTTTACGGATGGTCCGTTTCCGTGGTGCCCGGGCTTGCCCGGTTAAACAATACAGAATACCTTTCTGCCTTTCAGGCAATGAACCGGGCTATTCTGAACCCGTTGTTCTTTCTCTCTTTCATGGGCAGCGTGATCTTATTACCGCTTGCTGCTTACCTGAACTATTCGCAGCCCACCTCCCTGTGCTTCTGGCTCATCGTAGCCGGGGCTGTATTATACATCTTCGGTACGTTTGGCATTACCATGGCAAAGAATGTACCGCTGAATGAAATGCTGGACAAATTCAACATCGCCACAGCATCTGAAGAAGCAAAGGCTGCAAAGCGTGCCCTCTTTGAACAACCATGGAATAGTCTGCATCATACACGTACCGTGATCGGCTTTATTGCCACGGTATGTATGATCGTTGCCTGCCTGGTGAAGAAATAATGGAGAGGGGCCGGAACATCACCGGCCCCCTACTCATGCTGTATCAGAAAAATGGGTAAATTGCCGGCATGATGAAACGTTTCGATCGCCTGACGGCCATCCTTATCCATCTTCAGTCTAAGAAACTGGTAGTAGCCCAGGAAATAGCTGATCGTTTTGAGATCAGTTTACGTACCGTATACCGGGATATCCGTTCACTGGAACTGGCCGGAGTGCCTATCCTTGGTGAAAAAGGACTGGGTTATTCCATCATGGAAGGATACCGCCTTCCTCCCGTAATGTTTACGGAAGAAGAAGTGATCGCCTTTTTAATGGCAGAGAAGATCTTGGAGAACCATGCAGACCTGCAGAACAGTGAACGCTTCAAATCAGCCATGTTCAAAGTAAGGGCCATATTACGCAATGCGCAGAAGAAAGTATTGGAGGATATGGAAGAAAGCATTGCCATAAAACATAACAAATCCGAACATAATTTCCTGGTCAACGACACCTTGCCCCTGCTCATAAAAGCCGTTTCAGAAAAAATAACCCTGCGTGCAAATTACGCCACGGAAGAGGGCCCTGTGGAACGGGATATTGAACCGATAGGGATCTTTCACGAGAACGGTACCTGGAATGCTATCGCTTATTGTCATTTATTAAAGGATTACAGGCATTTCCGGGTGGAAAGGATACTTTCCCTCAGCCAAACCAATAAGTCCTTTCACAAGCAGCATAAAACGCTTGCTGCTTATCTGGAAAAGGCCAAAGAGAAAGAACAGGTTTTCCCTGCAGTGATAGACGTGGATAATTTCATGGTGCGTTACCTGCAGGAGCAGAAGTTTGATTATGGCTTTAAAAGTGAAAAGCCCGGCAAAACTCATACACGCATGTTCTTTGATGCGCCCTGTATACAGGCTTTCTCACGCTGGTATGTAACCTTTGCAGACCATGCAAAGATCATAGAGCCAGCCTCATTGAAAGACCTGCTGAAAGAACGTTTAACGAATCTGCTGAAAGTTATCTGAATCCTGAAGATTACCGTTGGGCGTATTGCAGGAACTGTTCCTTTTAATACCCCAATTGTGTCATTATTTCTTCGGTTCTTTCGCTTCTCTTAATACCCGTTCTGCTTCTTCCTCTTCTTCAGCAGTAGGCGTTTCCTTTTTCCCGCCATCCCTGATGTATTTTTCCGCTACATCATCTTCCGGCCAGGGTTCCTGTTTAGGTGTTCCTTTATCGTTTTGCTTTTCCATAGAAGATATACATACAAAACCGTGCCCAAACTCCCCGGGAAAAATTGTTAATCACACCTGACATACCGTTGTCACCATCCCCTTTTAGCTTTGTGGTATGGATATAACACATTACCGGCTCCTGAACCAACAGGTGACCCATTCCGCTTTTTCGGAGCCGGGGAAATTGATCGCATGGATGGGATGTATGCAGGCGGAGGATTACAGCAGCGCCAAATGGGCCATTGGCAACAGGCTCAGGCATCTGACCAGTGCAGATATAGAGAAGGCCTTCCAGGGAGCCGCTTTCTTCCGCAGCCAGGTATTAAGGCCAGCCTGGCATTTTGTGGCTCCCGATGATCTTGGCTGGTTGCTTGAACTTTCTGCGCAGCGCATAAAAGCAGGTTATAAACAATTACATAACAGGCTGGATATCACT includes the following:
- a CDS encoding helix-turn-helix transcriptional regulator, encoding MKRFDRLTAILIHLQSKKLVVAQEIADRFEISLRTVYRDIRSLELAGVPILGEKGLGYSIMEGYRLPPVMFTEEEVIAFLMAEKILENHADLQNSERFKSAMFKVRAILRNAQKKVLEDMEESIAIKHNKSEHNFLVNDTLPLLIKAVSEKITLRANYATEEGPVERDIEPIGIFHENGTWNAIAYCHLLKDYRHFRVERILSLSQTNKSFHKQHKTLAAYLEKAKEKEQVFPAVIDVDNFMVRYLQEQKFDYGFKSEKPGKTHTRMFFDAPCIQAFSRWYVTFADHAKIIEPASLKDLLKERLTNLLKVI
- a CDS encoding SDR family oxidoreductase — protein: MIAITGANGNLGKATIRFLLKKTKPGNIIAVVRDPATMHDLNVQVRKADYENLDSLNAAFKGVDKLLQISATSMGEGGIRQETNVVRAALQQEVKHIVYTGSIKPSALANFYATHQALATERAILSSGITYTFLRNSLYMEIIPLFMGNAIERGHWEYPAGNGKVSFVSRLDIAEALANVLTEKGHENKIYEISGGKAYTFADTARLLNISYSDVPNAYLEKGMAAAHLPEELISCMVSMVDGIRANEFAYVEKDLEYLLRRRPLSFENYLSNL
- a CDS encoding anthrone oxygenase family protein, encoding MYTLDRIILVAATTTTAMLVGLFYGWSVSVVPGLARLNNTEYLSAFQAMNRAILNPLFFLSFMGSVILLPLAAYLNYSQPTSLCFWLIVAGAVLYIFGTFGITMAKNVPLNEMLDKFNIATASEEAKAAKRALFEQPWNSLHHTRTVIGFIATVCMIVACLVKK